CAGGCTGCCGCGCTGCCAGCCATTCTGTCCGGGCGTGATGTCCGCGTGCAGGCAAAAACCGGCAGTGGTAAGACGGCCGCATTTGGCCTTGGGCTTCTGCAGCATATTGATGCGGGTCTGTTCCAGACGCAATCCCTGGTGCTGTGCCCCACCCGCGAACTGGCCGATCAGGTCGCGGGAGAGTTGCGTCGTCTGGCGCGTTTTCTGCCCAACACCAAAATATTGACGCTCTGCGGCGGACAGCCTTTCGGCGCTCAGCGTGATTCTCTCCAGCATGCGCCGCATATTATTGTGGCCACCCCGGGTCGCTTGCTCGACCACCTGCAAAAAGGCACCGTTTCACTGGATGCCCTGAATACGCTGGTGATGGACGAAGCCGATCGTATGCTCGATATGGGATTCAGTGACGCCATTGACGAGGTGATCCGTTTTGCCCCAGCCTCACGCCAGACGCTGTTGTTTTCTGCCACCTGGCCTGACGCTATCGCCGCCATCAGCGGTCGGGTTCAGCGGGACCCACTCGCCATCGAAATCGACGCTGTCGACGCGCTTCCCGCGATTGAGCAACAATTTTTTGAAACTTCTTCGCAGGGCAAAATTTCGCTGCTGCAAAAATTGCTCAGCCAGCATCAGCCGGCATCCTGCGTGGTGTTCTGTAACACCAAAAAAGATTGCCAGTCAGTGTGTGACGCGCTTAATGCCGCAGGGCAAAGCGCACTGGCGCTGCACGGCGATCTTGAGCAGCGCGATCGTGACCAGACGTTGGTGCGCTTTGCAAACGGCAGCGTGCGCGTGTTAGTGGCAACAGATGTCGCCGCCCGTGGTCTTGATATCAAATCGCTGGAGCTGGTGGTCAACTTCGAACTGGCATGGGATCCGGAAGTTCACGTACACCGTATTGGTCGTACCGCCCGTGCGGGTAACAGCGGGCTGGCTATTAGCTTTTGCGCGCCGGAAGAAGCACAGCGCGCGAATATTTTGTCTGAAATGTTACAGCTTAAACTCAACTGGCTGGTGACGCCGGGGAGCAGCCCGATTGTGCCCCTAGAGGCCGAGATGGCGA
This Citrobacter enshiensis DNA region includes the following protein-coding sequences:
- the dbpA gene encoding ATP-dependent RNA helicase DbpA, whose protein sequence is MTAFSTLNVLPTAQLENLNELGYLEMTPVQAAALPAILSGRDVRVQAKTGSGKTAAFGLGLLQHIDAGLFQTQSLVLCPTRELADQVAGELRRLARFLPNTKILTLCGGQPFGAQRDSLQHAPHIIVATPGRLLDHLQKGTVSLDALNTLVMDEADRMLDMGFSDAIDEVIRFAPASRQTLLFSATWPDAIAAISGRVQRDPLAIEIDAVDALPAIEQQFFETSSQGKISLLQKLLSQHQPASCVVFCNTKKDCQSVCDALNAAGQSALALHGDLEQRDRDQTLVRFANGSVRVLVATDVAARGLDIKSLELVVNFELAWDPEVHVHRIGRTARAGNSGLAISFCAPEEAQRANILSEMLQLKLNWLVTPGSSPIVPLEAEMATLCIDGGKKAKMRPGDVLGALTGDMGLDGADIGKISVHPAHVYVAIRQSVAHKAWKQLQNGKIKGKTCRVRLLK